A genomic stretch from Flavobacterium nitratireducens includes:
- a CDS encoding universal stress protein has product MKRILFPTDFSETATNAFVHALEFANRIEGELILLHAFDLPVFDSQFFPENYMLIYESVELSQFEVFKEELPKLHAIAHERNLDHINMLHRLMDGSLLTAIEKSIKEDNIDYIIMGTEGEKGWTELFLGTNTTAVISDVDIPVLSIPAVAQYKPIKTIGFTTRFRPKDKPALKNVVEIANKMKAKIKCLYVKTDASDVTKETIKQWEEEFANDPVEFSIVFSEEVKESILDFILFKDIDILTMLTYKHNFFKSLFHHSLTKDCTSHWDVPILVIPIQ; this is encoded by the coding sequence ATGAAACGAATTTTATTTCCAACCGATTTTTCTGAGACTGCTACCAATGCTTTTGTTCACGCTTTAGAGTTTGCCAATCGGATAGAAGGCGAATTGATTTTGTTACATGCCTTTGATTTACCTGTTTTTGATAGTCAATTTTTCCCAGAAAACTATATGTTAATTTATGAATCAGTAGAATTAAGCCAGTTTGAAGTCTTTAAAGAAGAATTACCCAAACTGCACGCCATAGCTCACGAACGCAATTTAGATCATATAAATATGTTGCATCGATTGATGGACGGTAGTTTATTGACCGCAATTGAAAAATCAATAAAAGAAGATAACATTGATTACATTATAATGGGAACCGAAGGGGAGAAAGGTTGGACAGAATTGTTCTTAGGAACCAATACCACAGCAGTGATTTCAGATGTGGATATTCCTGTTTTAAGCATTCCTGCCGTAGCTCAATATAAACCTATTAAAACAATAGGTTTTACGACACGATTTAGACCAAAAGACAAACCAGCTTTGAAAAATGTTGTTGAAATAGCTAATAAGATGAAGGCAAAAATCAAATGCTTGTATGTTAAAACAGATGCTTCCGACGTTACAAAAGAAACGATTAAGCAATGGGAAGAAGAATTTGCTAATGATCCAGTAGAATTTTCAATCGTATTTAGTGAAGAAGTAAAGGAAAGTATTTTAGATTTTATCCTTTTTAAAGATATCGATATTTTGACCATGTTGACCTATAAACATAATTTCTTTAAAAGTTTGTTTCATCATAGTTTAACTAAGGATTGTACCTCACATTGGGATGTCCCTATTTTAGTTATCCCTATTCAATGA
- a CDS encoding DUF4339 domain-containing protein — protein MKKYYLHNGIESSGPFDLTELQMKQITATTPVWFSGLADWKTAGEIEELQSILKVIPPPFKAEIPNPEHEPESKLKQKETKTKIMGLSKNNFYLVCLLFIVIIGSFALSIFEEKRKEELEEINHKTEIENRQFLLKEKELQEQKKQAEEQERAEAERIAKERKESISKRLDEIQIEKTQNQTLLDEAKSKLNRANEFQLFRSADEKSRELNALQTEITHLKSELEILENEQNQLSLELERLQLTH, from the coding sequence ATGAAAAAATATTATTTACATAACGGAATCGAAAGCAGCGGTCCTTTTGATTTAACCGAATTGCAAATGAAACAAATTACAGCAACTACACCGGTATGGTTTTCAGGTTTAGCCGATTGGAAAACTGCTGGTGAAATTGAAGAACTTCAATCAATATTAAAAGTCATCCCTCCTCCTTTTAAAGCTGAAATTCCAAATCCTGAGCATGAGCCTGAGTCTAAGCTAAAACAAAAAGAGACAAAAACTAAGATTATGGGGTTGTCAAAAAACAACTTTTACTTGGTTTGCCTATTGTTCATTGTAATTATTGGAAGTTTTGCTCTAAGTATTTTTGAAGAAAAAAGAAAAGAGGAATTAGAAGAAATAAACCATAAAACAGAAATAGAAAACAGACAATTTTTATTGAAAGAAAAAGAACTACAGGAACAAAAAAAACAAGCTGAAGAACAAGAAAGAGCCGAAGCAGAACGAATTGCCAAAGAACGAAAAGAAAGCATCTCTAAAAGACTCGATGAAATTCAAATAGAGAAAACACAAAATCAAACGCTTTTGGATGAAGCAAAAAGCAAATTAAACAGAGCCAATGAATTTCAACTCTTTCGATCTGCTGATGAAAAATCAAGAGAGTTAAATGCGCTTCAAACTGAAATTACACATTTAAAAAGCGAACTGGAAATATTGGAAAACGAACAAAATCAGCTAAGTTTAGAACTAGAACGCTTACAATTAACACATTAA
- the mnmE gene encoding tRNA uridine-5-carboxymethylaminomethyl(34) synthesis GTPase MnmE, protein MLNNDSIVALATASGTGAIAIIRVSGQDAIGIANSVFKSIKNKDLTLQKSHTLHLGHIVDDTKTLDQVLVSVFKGPNSYTGENTVEISCHGSTYIQQQIIQLLLRKGCRMADAGEFTLRAFLNGKLDLSQAEAVADLISSDNEASHQIAMQQMRGGFSNEIAKLREELLNFASLIELELDFAEEDVEFADRSQFHELLNRIEFVLKRLIDSFAVGNVIKNGIPVAIVGEPNVGKSTLLNALLNEERAIVSDIAGTTRDTIEDELTIGGIGFRFIDTAGIRDTNDVVESIGIKKTFEKIEQAQVVLYLFESLKFKVQSSTYIVEIEKIKNQFPLKPLVVVINKLDLLSEDEINSIRKALETLNLTLIFLSAKQKIGVEDLKNQLLSFVNTGALRNNETIVTNTRHYDSLLKALDEISKVKYGLESNLSSDLMALDIKEALYQFGLITGQVTNDELLGNIFANFCIGK, encoded by the coding sequence ATGCTTAACAACGATTCTATAGTAGCACTAGCTACCGCTTCAGGAACAGGAGCTATAGCCATTATTCGAGTTTCAGGACAAGATGCCATAGGTATTGCTAATTCGGTTTTTAAATCGATCAAAAACAAAGATTTAACCCTACAAAAATCGCACACGCTACATTTAGGGCATATTGTGGATGATACAAAAACCTTAGATCAGGTATTGGTTTCTGTTTTCAAAGGTCCTAATTCGTATACTGGTGAAAATACCGTTGAAATATCCTGTCACGGATCTACTTATATTCAGCAACAAATTATTCAATTATTACTTCGAAAAGGCTGTCGTATGGCCGATGCGGGCGAATTTACGCTACGCGCCTTCCTTAACGGAAAACTAGACTTATCGCAAGCCGAAGCCGTTGCCGATTTGATTTCGTCAGACAACGAAGCTTCTCACCAAATTGCAATGCAGCAAATGCGTGGTGGATTTTCAAATGAAATTGCAAAACTAAGAGAAGAGTTATTGAATTTTGCTTCTTTAATCGAACTAGAATTAGATTTTGCAGAAGAAGATGTAGAATTTGCCGACCGAAGTCAGTTTCACGAATTATTGAACCGAATTGAATTTGTGCTTAAGCGTCTTATCGACTCTTTTGCTGTGGGTAATGTGATTAAAAACGGGATTCCTGTAGCTATTGTTGGTGAACCCAACGTAGGGAAATCAACCCTTTTGAACGCTTTATTAAACGAAGAACGCGCCATTGTTTCGGATATTGCCGGAACCACTCGTGATACTATTGAGGATGAATTAACGATTGGCGGAATCGGTTTCCGTTTTATTGATACTGCTGGAATACGCGATACCAATGATGTAGTAGAAAGCATTGGAATCAAGAAAACTTTCGAAAAAATTGAACAAGCACAAGTCGTTTTGTATTTGTTTGAAAGCTTGAAGTTTAAAGTTCAAAGTTCTACATATATCGTGGAGATCGAAAAAATTAAAAATCAATTTCCATTAAAACCTTTAGTCGTAGTTATCAATAAATTGGACTTGTTATCAGAGGATGAAATTAATAGCATTCGCAAAGCACTTGAAACTTTAAACCTTACACTAATATTTTTAAGTGCTAAACAAAAAATTGGCGTTGAAGATTTAAAAAACCAACTACTCTCTTTTGTAAATACTGGTGCATTACGCAACAACGAAACCATTGTTACTAACACCAGACATTATGATTCTTTATTGAAAGCCTTAGACGAAATTTCGAAAGTAAAATATGGACTTGAAAGCAACCTTTCAAGCGACTTAATGGCATTAGATATCAAAGAAGCTTTGTACCAATTTGGGCTCATCACAGGTCAGGTTACAAATGATGAATTGCTGGGGAATATTTTTGCTAATTTTTGTATCGGGAAGTAA
- a CDS encoding MutS-related protein produces the protein MNIYSSHVRLFTDQLNSINSKYNFISLLRLGSLLISFTAIYYYFQQDESTWLGLAALFFVGFLFLMRIHSKLQFQRKMSQALLDINTNEITFLERKGIPFENGAEFVDFHHPYAYDLDVFGNNSLFQYLNRTATFIGKKTLAASLLQKSSNEEIQKNQEAIKELTQRITFRQDFLALAKVTEDNEQSYQSLLSWCKFNSEDLPKWTVLFSYISPLLFLITFIAYLITSDLLVLKSLSYLFLINLMVLGKFFKRIKIEIANSDNIDKIIGNYGLLLEKIEKESFESSRLMELQKQLQQKSAQSSVYLKQLSELFSRNDTVANLFTAVLFNGTFLFNFHVLKALLNWKKEHAADLKEWLAVIGEFEKLNSLANFSYNNPDFAYPILTNDFKINFTNLSHPLLNPVSRVGNDVAFHPQSFMILTGSNMSGKSTFLRSLGINMVLAGTGSVVCATEAHVHPLPVLVSMRLSDSLSDSESYFFAEIKRLKQIMDGLTIEPAFVLLDEILRGTNSDDKRNGTIEVLKKVISKKAIGAIATHDIEVCLTTNEFPNVLSNNCFEVEIVNDDLHFDYKLRSGICKNKSATFLMKKWGLFNRKGQEVFANLSADRQGLQRKNLCRFLFYFFNLCF, from the coding sequence ATGAATATATATTCTTCTCATGTTCGTTTATTTACAGACCAATTAAATTCCATCAACAGCAAGTATAATTTTATTAGTTTGTTGCGATTGGGTAGCTTATTAATCTCATTTACTGCAATTTATTATTATTTTCAGCAAGATGAAAGCACATGGTTGGGGCTGGCAGCTTTGTTTTTTGTTGGTTTTCTTTTTTTGATGCGAATACATTCCAAGCTCCAGTTTCAAAGAAAAATGAGTCAGGCGCTTTTGGATATTAATACCAATGAGATTACTTTTTTAGAAAGAAAAGGAATTCCTTTCGAAAATGGTGCTGAATTTGTTGATTTCCATCATCCGTATGCCTATGATTTGGATGTTTTTGGGAATAATTCTTTGTTTCAATATTTGAACAGAACAGCTACATTTATTGGAAAAAAAACTTTAGCAGCTAGTTTGTTGCAAAAATCTTCTAATGAGGAAATTCAGAAAAACCAGGAAGCTATCAAGGAATTAACTCAAAGAATAACTTTTCGTCAAGATTTTTTGGCTTTAGCCAAAGTAACCGAAGATAATGAACAGAGCTATCAATCGTTATTGAGTTGGTGTAAATTTAATAGCGAGGATTTGCCAAAATGGACTGTGCTTTTCTCCTACATTAGTCCTCTGTTGTTTCTAATCACTTTTATTGCTTATTTAATCACTTCCGATTTACTTGTCCTTAAAAGTTTGAGCTATTTATTTTTGATTAATTTAATGGTTTTAGGAAAGTTCTTTAAACGAATTAAAATCGAAATTGCGAATTCGGATAATATTGATAAGATAATTGGGAATTATGGGCTATTACTCGAAAAGATAGAAAAAGAGTCGTTTGAATCCTCTAGGTTAATGGAATTGCAAAAGCAGTTACAACAAAAATCAGCTCAATCTAGTGTGTATTTAAAGCAATTGTCTGAATTATTTTCTAGAAATGATACTGTTGCAAATCTTTTTACAGCGGTTTTGTTTAATGGAACCTTCTTGTTTAATTTTCATGTTTTAAAAGCGCTTTTAAACTGGAAAAAAGAGCATGCGGCTGATTTAAAAGAATGGTTGGCAGTGATTGGTGAATTTGAAAAACTAAATAGCTTGGCTAACTTTTCTTATAACAATCCAGATTTTGCTTACCCAATTTTAACTAATGATTTCAAAATAAATTTTACTAATTTAAGTCATCCTTTGTTGAATCCAGTAAGTAGAGTAGGGAATGATGTCGCTTTTCATCCACAATCTTTTATGATCTTGACTGGTTCTAATATGTCGGGTAAAAGTACTTTTTTGCGAAGCTTAGGAATTAATATGGTTTTGGCAGGAACTGGTTCGGTGGTATGTGCTACTGAAGCTCATGTTCATCCTTTGCCTGTTTTGGTTTCTATGCGACTTTCGGATTCTTTATCCGATAGTGAATCCTATTTCTTTGCCGAAATTAAACGTTTAAAACAAATTATGGATGGTTTGACAATTGAACCTGCTTTTGTTTTATTGGACGAAATTTTGAGAGGAACAAATTCGGATGATAAACGAAACGGAACTATTGAAGTGTTAAAAAAAGTAATCTCTAAAAAAGCCATTGGTGCAATTGCCACCCATGATATTGAAGTTTGTTTGACTACCAATGAATTTCCAAACGTATTAAGTAATAATTGTTTTGAAGTGGAAATTGTAAACGACGATTTGCATTTTGATTACAAACTTCGTAGCGGAATTTGTAAAAATAAGAGCGCTACATTCTTGATGAAAAAATGGGGGTTATTTAATCGTAAAGGACAAGAAGTTTTCGCAAACCTGTCTGCCGACAGGCAGGGTTTACAAAGAAAAAATTTGTGTAGATTTCTTTTTTATTTCTTCAACCTGTGTTTCTAA
- the dnaN gene encoding DNA polymerase III subunit beta has translation MKFIVSSSYLLKQLQVLGSVINSSNTLPILDNFLFELDNNELTVSSSDLETTMSATLSIDSTSKGSVAVPAKLLLEILKTFPEQPLTFTVEENNTIEISSNSGKYALAYAPGEEFPKAVNLDEPSVTLVPADVLATAVSKTIFAAGNDDLRPVMSGIFFQFSPQGLTFVATDAHKLVKYARTDVTASHVADFIMPKKPLNILKNILSTSDAEVKIEYNDSNATFSFDNYVLMCRLIDGKYPNYEAVIPKENPNKLMIDRAQFLSSVRRVAIFSNKTTHQIRLKIAGAELNVSAEDIDYSNKAEERLTCDYQGDDMQIGYNSRFLTEMLTNLQSDMIMLEMSLPNRAGILTPIDGLEEGETVTMLVMPVMLNS, from the coding sequence ATGAAATTTATAGTATCGAGTTCGTACTTATTAAAACAATTACAAGTTTTAGGAAGTGTTATCAACAGTAGCAATACCTTGCCTATTTTAGATAACTTCTTATTTGAATTAGACAATAATGAATTAACAGTTTCTTCTTCTGATTTAGAAACAACAATGTCAGCCACTTTGTCTATCGATTCTACAAGTAAAGGAAGTGTTGCTGTTCCGGCAAAATTGCTTTTGGAAATCTTAAAAACTTTCCCAGAACAACCACTTACTTTTACCGTTGAAGAAAATAACACTATAGAAATCAGTTCTAATTCTGGAAAATATGCCCTAGCGTATGCTCCTGGTGAAGAATTCCCTAAAGCGGTAAACTTAGACGAACCATCGGTTACTTTAGTTCCTGCTGACGTTTTAGCCACTGCAGTAAGCAAAACAATCTTTGCTGCCGGAAACGACGATTTACGTCCGGTAATGTCAGGTATATTCTTCCAGTTTTCACCACAAGGATTGACATTCGTGGCAACTGATGCGCACAAATTAGTAAAATATGCTCGTACCGATGTTACTGCTTCACACGTAGCTGATTTTATTATGCCAAAGAAACCTTTGAATATCTTAAAAAATATTCTTTCTACTTCGGATGCAGAAGTAAAAATTGAATACAACGATTCGAATGCTACTTTCTCTTTTGACAATTACGTATTGATGTGTCGTTTAATTGATGGAAAATATCCAAATTACGAAGCGGTAATTCCAAAAGAAAACCCTAATAAATTAATGATTGATCGTGCTCAGTTTTTGAGTTCTGTTCGTCGTGTAGCTATCTTCTCTAACAAAACAACGCACCAAATCCGTTTAAAAATCGCTGGTGCTGAATTGAATGTTTCTGCTGAAGATATTGATTATTCTAACAAAGCAGAAGAAAGATTGACTTGTGATTACCAAGGTGATGATATGCAAATTGGGTACAATTCTCGTTTCTTAACAGAAATGTTGACGAACCTACAATCAGACATGATAATGTTAGAAATGTCTTTACCTAACCGAGCTGGAATCCTAACCCCTATTGATGGATTAGAAGAAGGTGAAACGGTAACGATGCTTGTAATGCCTGTAATGCTAAATAGCTAA
- a CDS encoding DUF6642 family protein, giving the protein MVKEHFIFCLEGVPDVDTYVITEVLQNLEHLAFEYQINSIYKNCDTIEGLEESLGALLYDDHNFKAYQIIYLVMPGQENNICLHDYYYSLEEIAELFEGKLKGKIIHFANEKILDLTSEEAQYFLDITGARAISGYGIKNKKVSSIHLDKFFFNLCDELEDLVEIVEELHEKNYALCKFLDFRLYY; this is encoded by the coding sequence ATGGTCAAAGAGCATTTTATTTTTTGCCTAGAAGGCGTTCCAGATGTAGACACCTATGTCATAACCGAAGTATTACAAAACTTAGAACACTTAGCATTTGAATACCAAATTAATAGTATTTATAAAAACTGTGATACCATCGAAGGTCTAGAAGAAAGTTTAGGGGCATTACTCTATGATGATCACAATTTCAAAGCCTATCAAATTATCTATTTGGTTATGCCAGGACAAGAGAACAATATTTGTCTTCACGATTATTATTATAGTTTAGAAGAAATCGCCGAATTGTTTGAAGGCAAATTAAAAGGTAAAATCATTCATTTTGCCAATGAAAAAATACTCGATTTAACTTCAGAAGAAGCACAATATTTCCTTGATATTACAGGCGCAAGAGCTATTTCGGGTTATGGGATAAAAAACAAAAAAGTAAGCAGTATTCATCTCGATAAATTTTTTTTCAACCTATGCGATGAATTAGAGGATCTTGTCGAAATCGTAGAAGAATTACATGAAAAAAATTATGCCCTTTGCAAATTCCTAGATTTTAGATTGTATTACTAA